A DNA window from Trichosurus vulpecula isolate mTriVul1 chromosome 2, mTriVul1.pri, whole genome shotgun sequence contains the following coding sequences:
- the LOC118835394 gene encoding vomeronasal type-1 receptor 4-like translates to MNPTDLLLAFIFLAQIGIGLLGNFFLLCLYTLTFLTGHRLRHIDSILVNLVLANLKVLLSKGLPQTMFYLGLKNFLDPLGCKLIHYLQNVSRSVSLSTTCLLSGFQVITISPSNSRWSELKARAPKYVVPSCLFCWCFYLLINFTLLGTMHNSRFRNNNTRWWHLGYCSSSSPTSFDSSVYLIIFALPDVMCVEFMIWASAYLVFLLHKHHQQVQHIHSLHLSPRTLPEIKATHAIILLVCTYVSFYSIDSILSFCCFHFDKYHSFLTPIGQFMAACFPAISPFILIFYDSQIHRHCYDLWFKKTPQ, encoded by the coding sequence ATGAATCCAACTGACTTATTGTTGGCCTTTATCTTTCTTGCCCAGATTGGAATTGGACTTCTAGGGAATTTCTTCCTTCTGTGTCTTTACACCTTGACTTTCCTCACTGGTCACAGGCTAAGACACATAGACTCTATTTTGGTCAATTTGGTCTTGGCCAATCTGAAAGTTCTTCTGTCCAAGGGTCTCCCTCAGACAATGTTCTATTTGGGATTGAAAAATTTCCTGGATCCTCTTGGATGTAAACTTATCCACTACCTTCAAAATGTGTCCCGGAGTGTATCTCTCAGCACTACCTGCCTCCTGAGTGGTTTTCAGGTCATCACCATCAGTCCCAGTAACTCTAGGTGGTCAGAACTCAAAGCTCGAGCTCCAAAGTATGTTGTCCCTTCTTGCCTCTTCTGCTGGTGCTTCTACCTGTTGATAAATTTCACTTTACTTGGGACCATGCATAACTCAAGGTTCAGGAACAACAACACAAGGTGGTGGCATCTGGGATACTGTTcaagttcaagtcctacctcatttgattcttcaGTCTATTTAATTATCTTTGCACTTCCTGATGTTATGTGTGTGGAATTCATGATATGGGCCAGTGCCTACCTGGTTTTTCTTCTGCATAAACACCATCAACAAGTGCAACATATTCACAGTCTCCATCTTTCTCCCAGAACTTTGCCTGAGATAAAAGCCACCCATGCAATCATTTTACTGGTTTGCACATATGTCTCTTTCTATTCCATTGATTCCATCTTGTCATTTTGTTGCTTTCATTTTGATAAATATCACTCCTTTCTCACACCCATTGGACAATTCATGGCTGCCTGCTTCCCAGCTATCAGTCCATTTATCCTGATTTTCTATGATTCCCAAATTCACAGACACTGTTATGATCTATGGTTCAAGAAAACTCCTCAATAA